In one window of Arachis ipaensis cultivar K30076 chromosome B06, Araip1.1, whole genome shotgun sequence DNA:
- the LOC107647778 gene encoding uncharacterized protein LOC107647778 has protein sequence MASLCEDELLHIFSFLPTKSICKFQSLCKSLHHEIHGARFRMNHAQNISLKDDTYIFIQPRIFFNNFDKDELFHLLSPLSPSSPAGEEESNFHEQLPRNFLQFLKKVKILASSNGLILCQSNSNKELCLCNPITQTWLPITTPSTLPESPFHEANIFFKCMNNKGLDYLDDYLIILIEGTPEWGQHVIIKLYSSKEGIWRRMENDFFVGPMNMRLDNSVYLQEKLFLISNSPSVFKKGSHYLPLYIMAYDFAAGGESTTVNLPEDTLEASLDWNCDLRIFEWGKEKNLDHSLCLVRYMKGCFTIWILIDSKSSKWKRILEIKVEEIGLKEENPNVQGFRIVNGNCLVFVTGRKVYGYYCFNDQSCWRLKEICEHKWDNIRINLISYSPTLRPCGNNMT, from the coding sequence atggcATCATTGTGTGAGGATGAATTGCTTCACATATTTTCCTTTCTTCCAACAAAATCAATATGTAAGTTTCAATCTCTTTGCAAATCTCTTCATCATGAAATTCATGGAGCCAGATTTAGGATGAACCATGCACAAAATATATCTCTAAAAGATGATACTTACATCTTCATTCAACCAAGAATATTTTTCAATAACTTCGACAAGGATGAATTATTCCATCTGTTGTCGCCACTGTCACCGTCGTCACCGGCTGGAGAAGAAGAATCGAATTTCCATGAGCAGCTGCCTagaaatttcttgcaattcttgAAGAAGGTAAAAATTCTTGCTTCAAGCAATGGTTTAATTTTGTGTCAAAGTAATAGTAATAAGGAGCTATGTTTATGTAACCCTATAACACAAACATGGCTCCCAATTACTACTCCATCCACTCTACCTGAAAGTCCTTTTCATGAAGCCAATATTTTCTTCAAGTGCATGAATAATAAGGGTTTGGATTATTTGGATGATTACTTGATAATTTTGATTGAGGGGACACCAGAATGGGGGCAACATgttattattaaattatattcGTCAAAAGAAGGTATATGGAGAAGAATGGAGAATGATTTTTTTGTTGGTCCAATGAATATGAGACTCGATAATTCTGTTTATCTTCAAGAAAAATTGTTTCTGATTTCAAATAGTCCTTCTGTTTTTAAGAAGGGTTCTCATTATCTTCCACTATATATAATGGCCTATGATTTTGCGGCCGGTGGCGAATCAACGACGGTCAACCTACCAGAAGATACTTTAGAAGCTTCTCTTGATTGGAATTGTGATCTAAGAATTTTTGAATGGGGGAAGGAGAAGAATTTGGATCATTCTCTTTGCTTAGTTAGGTACATGAAAGGTTGTTTTACTATATGGATTTTGATAGATTCAAAGTCAAGTAAATGGAAAAGGATTTTGGAAATTAAGGTTGAAGAGATAGGGTTGAAGGAAGAAAATCCTAATGTTCAAGGGTTTAGAATTGTTAATGGGAATTGTTTGGTTTTTGTAACCGGGAGAAAAGTGTATGGATATTATTGTTTCAATGATCAAAGTTGTTGGAGATTGAAAGAAATATGTGAACATAAATGGGATAATATTAGAATTAATTTGATCTCTTATTCTCCAACTCTTCGACCTTGTGGAAACAATATGACTTGA
- the LOC107605693 gene encoding polyadenylate-binding protein RBP47C isoform X2, giving the protein MEQSNGSDSPQQNQHKQQQPSSDNHQPQQPKQQQRQHPPAVAVPTQQWMPYPAAAMVMQHHMLPPQHYAPPHYVPYHHPYHAPAPPPPPHVAHHNHQQHQHGSGGGENKTVWVGDLHHWMDENYLHRCFASAGEISSIKVIRNKQTGLSEGYGFVEFHSHATAEKILQSYAGILMPNTEQPFRLNWATFSTGEKSSDNVPDLSIFVGDLAADVTDSLLHETFASVFPSVKAAKVVFDANTGRSKGYGFVRFGDDSERTKAMTQMNGVYCSSRPMRIGAATPRKSSGHQGGQANGASSQSEADSTNTTIFVGGLDPNVTDEDLRQQFSQYGEIVSVKIPVGKGCGFVQFAIRNNAEEALQKLNGTVIGKQTVRLSWGRNPANKQAISSFTYSHACSNRFSWPITVSSHIDSGYHFLHLT; this is encoded by the exons ATGGAACAATCCAACGGTTCTGATTCGCCGCAGCAAAACCAACACAAACAACAGCAACCGTCGTCAGACAACCATCAACCGCAACAACCGAAGCAGCAACAACGGCAACATCCACCGGCCGTTGCGGTGCCGACGCAGCAGTGGATGCCGTATCCTGCGGCGGCCATGGTAATGCAGCACCACATGTTGCCGCCGCAGCACTACGCGCCGCCTCACTACGTGCCTTATCACCATCCCTACCACGCGCCGGCTCCACCTCCTCCGCCTCACGTGGCTCACCACAACCACCAGCAGCACCAGCATGGATCCGGCGGCGGTGAGAACAAGACGGTTTGGGTTGGAGATTTGCATCACTGGATGGATGAGAACTATCTCCATCGATGCTTCGCTTCCGCCGGAGAG ATTTCATCCATCAAGGTTATTCGCAATAAGCAGACTGGTCTATCAGAGGGTTATGGATTTGTTGAATTTCATTCACATGCCACGGCTGAGAAGATTTTACAGAGTTATGCTGGAATTTTGATGCCGAACACAGAGCAACCTTTCCGCCTGAACTGGGCGACATTTAGTACAGGAGAGAAGTCCTCAGACAATGTTCCTGATCTTTCTATTTTTGTAGGAGATTTAGCTGCAGATGTTACAGATAGTTTGTTGCATGAAACGTTTGCTAGTGTGTTTCCTTCTGTTAAAGCTGCAAAAGTTGTCTTTGATGCCAATACTGGCCGTTCAAAGGGCTACGGTTTCGTTAGGTTTGGAGATGATAGCGAGAGGACGAAAGCTATGACTCAAATGAATGGCGTTTACTGTTCTAGCAGGCCTATGCGTATTGGCGCTGCAACTCCAAGGAAATCATCTGGCCATCAAG GAGGCCAGGCAAATGGCGCATCCAGCCAATCTGAAGCAGATTCTACAAACACAACT ATATTTGTTGGAGGACTCGACCCTAATGTTACAGATGAAGATCTTAGGCAGCAATTCTCTCAGTATGGTGAGATAGTATCTGTTAAGATACCTGTTGGAAAGGGGTGTGGTTTTGTCCAATTTGCAATCAG AAATAATGCTGAAGAGGCATTGCAGAAGCTAAATGGGACAGTGATTGGCAAGCAAACAGTTCGTCTTTCTTGGGGCCGTAATCCAGCAAATAAGCAGGCAATTTCCTCTTTCACGTATTCTCATGCATGTTCAAATAGATTTTCATGGCCAATAACTGTCTCAAGTCATATAGATTCA GGATACCATTTCTTGCACCTAACTTAA
- the LOC107605693 gene encoding polyadenylate-binding protein RBP47C isoform X1 encodes MEQSNGSDSPQQNQHKQQQPSSDNHQPQQPKQQQRQHPPAVAVPTQQWMPYPAAAMVMQHHMLPPQHYAPPHYVPYHHPYHAPAPPPPPHVAHHNHQQHQHGSGGGENKTVWVGDLHHWMDENYLHRCFASAGEISSIKVIRNKQTGLSEGYGFVEFHSHATAEKILQSYAGILMPNTEQPFRLNWATFSTGEKSSDNVPDLSIFVGDLAADVTDSLLHETFASVFPSVKAAKVVFDANTGRSKGYGFVRFGDDSERTKAMTQMNGVYCSSRPMRIGAATPRKSSGHQGGQANGASSQSEADSTNTTIFVGGLDPNVTDEDLRQQFSQYGEIVSVKIPVGKGCGFVQFAIRNNAEEALQKLNGTVIGKQTVRLSWGRNPANKQFRMDFGGNHWSGTYYGAPVYDGYGYALPPPHDPSIYAAAYAAYPIYGGHQQQVN; translated from the exons ATGGAACAATCCAACGGTTCTGATTCGCCGCAGCAAAACCAACACAAACAACAGCAACCGTCGTCAGACAACCATCAACCGCAACAACCGAAGCAGCAACAACGGCAACATCCACCGGCCGTTGCGGTGCCGACGCAGCAGTGGATGCCGTATCCTGCGGCGGCCATGGTAATGCAGCACCACATGTTGCCGCCGCAGCACTACGCGCCGCCTCACTACGTGCCTTATCACCATCCCTACCACGCGCCGGCTCCACCTCCTCCGCCTCACGTGGCTCACCACAACCACCAGCAGCACCAGCATGGATCCGGCGGCGGTGAGAACAAGACGGTTTGGGTTGGAGATTTGCATCACTGGATGGATGAGAACTATCTCCATCGATGCTTCGCTTCCGCCGGAGAG ATTTCATCCATCAAGGTTATTCGCAATAAGCAGACTGGTCTATCAGAGGGTTATGGATTTGTTGAATTTCATTCACATGCCACGGCTGAGAAGATTTTACAGAGTTATGCTGGAATTTTGATGCCGAACACAGAGCAACCTTTCCGCCTGAACTGGGCGACATTTAGTACAGGAGAGAAGTCCTCAGACAATGTTCCTGATCTTTCTATTTTTGTAGGAGATTTAGCTGCAGATGTTACAGATAGTTTGTTGCATGAAACGTTTGCTAGTGTGTTTCCTTCTGTTAAAGCTGCAAAAGTTGTCTTTGATGCCAATACTGGCCGTTCAAAGGGCTACGGTTTCGTTAGGTTTGGAGATGATAGCGAGAGGACGAAAGCTATGACTCAAATGAATGGCGTTTACTGTTCTAGCAGGCCTATGCGTATTGGCGCTGCAACTCCAAGGAAATCATCTGGCCATCAAG GAGGCCAGGCAAATGGCGCATCCAGCCAATCTGAAGCAGATTCTACAAACACAACT ATATTTGTTGGAGGACTCGACCCTAATGTTACAGATGAAGATCTTAGGCAGCAATTCTCTCAGTATGGTGAGATAGTATCTGTTAAGATACCTGTTGGAAAGGGGTGTGGTTTTGTCCAATTTGCAATCAG AAATAATGCTGAAGAGGCATTGCAGAAGCTAAATGGGACAGTGATTGGCAAGCAAACAGTTCGTCTTTCTTGGGGCCGTAATCCAGCAAATAAGCAG TTTAGAATGGACTTTGGTGGCAACCACTGGAGTGGCACCTATTACGGAGCCCCTGTTTATGATGGTTATGGATATGCattgcctcctcctcatgatccaAGCATATATGCTGCTGCCTACGCTGCTTACCCTATCTATGGAGGCCACCAACAACAAGTAAACTGA
- the LOC107647779 gene encoding serine carboxypeptidase II-3 translates to MNLMMISLKLLLFMNLSIIIITTCKANPNQQGEHLSKFIHSKRSHNNNNNNPSSSSLEAFLSHLPQLHVVDDDDDQESKLKEDDKVEGLPGQPEGVDFDQYAGYITLDANKGKALFYYFVESPQNSSTNPLLLWLNGGICFIQFNMAVANVIFLESPAGVGFSYSNTSSDYAEIGDSITALDSYTFLVKWLERFPHYKTRDFFITGESYAGHYVPQLAHTILSYNNIAASIHQTVINLKGIAVGNGWIDDNLCTKGMYDYYWSHALSSDESHSGIEKYCDYVSGNFSYECIKYMNMADVEVGDIDIYNIYAPPCDSSSSSKSPGNDFDPCSDHYTMSYLNLPEVQKALHAKATNWSSCSLVGWTDSPASILPTINRLISSNISIWIYSGDTDGRVPITSSRYSINALKLPVQTPWRSWYSANQVGGYVVGYKGLTLVTVRGAGHTVPSYQPQRALTMISYFLNGELPPKN, encoded by the exons ATGAATCTTATGATGATATCTTTGAAACTACTTTTGTTCATGAATTtgtccatcatcatcatcaccacatGCAAGGCCAATCCTAACCAACAAGGTGAACACCTCTCTAAGTTCATTCATTCAAAGAGGtctcataataataataacaacaatccatcatcatcatcattagaaGCTTTCCTTTCTCATCTTCCACAACTACatgttgttgatgatgatgatgatcaagAATCTAAGCTTAAAGAAGATGATAAAGTTGAAGGTCTACCAGGACAACCTGAAGGAGTGGATTTTGATCAATATGCTGGCTATATAACTCTTGATGCAAACAAAGGGAAAGCACTCTTCTACTACTTTGTTGAATCACCTCAAAATTCTTCCACCAACCCTCTTCTTCTATGGCTCAATGGAGGTATATGTTTCATCCAATTT AACATGGCAGTTGCAAACGTGATTTTCCTAGAATCACCAGCAGGTGTTGGAttttcatattcaaacacttccTCGGACTATGCTGAAATTGGTGACAGCATCACCGCCTTGGATTCTTACACATTCCTTGTGAAGTGGCTTGAGAGATTCCCACACTACAAAACACGTGACTTCTTCATAACTGGAGAAAGCTATGCTGGCCATTATGTCCCTCAGCTTGCTCACACTATTCTCTCATATAATAACATTGCAGCGTCAATTCACCAAACAGTTATCAACTTAAAAGGAATTGCG GTTGGAAATGGATGGATAGATGATAATTTGTGTACAAAGGGTATGTATGATTATTATTGGTCACATGCTCTAAGCTCTGACGAATCCCATTCTGGAATTGAAAAATATTGTGACTATGTTAGCGGTAATTTCTCTTATGAATGCATCAAATATATGAACATGGCTGATGTTGAAGTTGGTGATATTGACATATACAACATATATGCTCCACCTTGtgattcttcatcttcatcaaAATCTCCT GGCAATGATTTCGACCCTTGTTCTGATCATTACACAATGTCCTACTTGAATCTCCCAGAAGTTCAAAAGGCCCTTCATGCTAAAGCCACAAATTGGTCTTCTTGCAG CCTGGTGGGATGGACGGATAGTCCAGCAAGTATTCTACCAACTATAAATAGATTAATATCAAGTAACATAAGCATCTGGATTTATAG TGGCGACACAGATGGTCGAGTTCCCATAACTTCATCTAGGTATTCAATAAATGCCCTCAAACTTCCAGTACAAACACCTTGGCGTTCATGGTATTCTGCCAATCAG GTTGGAGGATATGTTGTTGGGTATAAAGGGCTCACTCTTGTAACTGTAAGAGGAGCAGGGCACACTGTTCCAAGCTACCAACCTCAGAGGGCACTAACCATGATCTCATATTTTCTCAATGGAGAACTTCCACCAAAGAATTAA